The following coding sequences are from one Halorubrum sp. BOL3-1 window:
- a CDS encoding monovalent cation/H+ antiporter subunit D family protein: MIDHLVVLLVVLPILGAAVPPLASLRYDRVGWAIAAVTTVVHAALAGLLAWSVWTDGVVRYAVGGFAAPYGIELVADGLTVLLVVLIGAVSLGVLAYARHAGPHRNSFYSQFLLLVAGLSGMTVTGDVFNLYVFLEITGLAAYGLVASGRGARSAVAALKYLVVGTIGASLYLLGVGYALAATGTLNMADLSRKLAEVGYDSTLVLTAFGLIVAGLTVKVALFPLHTWQPDAYADSPDSVSAFISALVSTVSAYALARVLFSVFTVDFLEAVPVARWALVGVACVSIVAGSVLAVAQSDVQRMLAYSSVSQFGLVIAGFAVATPLAVVGATVHLVGHAVMKGGLFAVTGIIERETGATTVRGYAGMGGRVPVAAGVFTVLALAMVGVPPAVGFAGKWQIVLGAVNAGVWPVVVVLLASTLLTLAYFARVGERLYFAEPTIAAETTPATDGGESVSTGMIAVVVVAAVLAVGLTAAVPAVEQLLDITVFELITQ; this comes from the coding sequence ATGATTGATCACCTCGTCGTCCTGTTGGTCGTGCTTCCGATCCTCGGCGCCGCCGTGCCGCCGCTGGCCAGCCTTCGCTACGATCGCGTCGGCTGGGCGATCGCGGCGGTGACGACGGTCGTCCACGCCGCTCTCGCTGGTCTCCTCGCTTGGAGCGTCTGGACCGACGGGGTCGTGCGGTACGCGGTCGGCGGGTTCGCCGCCCCTTACGGGATCGAACTCGTCGCCGACGGGCTGACGGTCCTGCTCGTCGTTCTCATCGGCGCCGTCTCACTCGGCGTCCTCGCGTACGCCCGTCACGCCGGGCCGCACAGGAACTCGTTTTACTCGCAGTTCCTCCTGCTCGTCGCCGGGCTGTCCGGGATGACCGTGACCGGCGACGTGTTCAACCTGTACGTCTTCCTCGAAATCACGGGGCTCGCGGCGTACGGGCTCGTCGCGAGCGGTCGCGGAGCGCGCTCCGCCGTCGCGGCCCTGAAGTACCTCGTCGTCGGGACCATCGGCGCGTCGCTGTACCTGCTCGGCGTCGGCTACGCGCTCGCCGCCACGGGAACGCTGAACATGGCCGACCTGAGCCGTAAGCTCGCCGAGGTCGGCTACGACTCGACGCTCGTGTTGACCGCCTTCGGACTGATCGTCGCCGGACTGACGGTGAAGGTCGCGCTGTTCCCGCTACACACCTGGCAGCCGGACGCGTACGCCGACTCGCCAGACAGCGTGAGCGCGTTCATCTCGGCGCTCGTCTCGACGGTCTCCGCGTACGCGCTGGCCCGCGTGCTGTTTTCGGTGTTCACGGTCGACTTTCTCGAGGCGGTCCCCGTCGCGCGCTGGGCGCTCGTGGGCGTCGCCTGCGTCAGCATCGTCGCCGGGAGCGTCCTCGCGGTCGCCCAGTCCGACGTTCAGCGCATGTTGGCGTACTCGTCGGTGTCGCAGTTCGGCCTCGTGATCGCCGGGTTCGCGGTCGCGACGCCGCTGGCCGTCGTCGGCGCCACGGTCCACCTCGTCGGCCACGCGGTCATGAAGGGCGGCCTCTTCGCCGTCACCGGGATCATCGAGCGCGAGACGGGCGCGACGACGGTCCGCGGCTACGCCGGGATGGGCGGCCGCGTCCCCGTCGCCGCCGGCGTCTTCACCGTGTTGGCGCTCGCGATGGTCGGCGTTCCGCCCGCCGTGGGGTTCGCCGGGAAGTGGCAGATCGTCCTCGGCGCCGTCAACGCCGGGGTGTGGCCGGTGGTGGTCGTGCTGCTCGCGAGCACGCTGTTGACGCTGGCGTACTTCGCGCGGGTCGGAGAGCGGCTCTACTTCGCCGAGCCGACGATCGCGGCGGAGACGACTCCCGCCACCGACGGCGGCGAGAGCGTCTCGACGGGCATGATAGCGGTCGTCGTCGTCGCCGCCGTCCTCGCGGTCGGGCTCACCGCCGCCGTCCCCGCGGTCGAACAGCTGCTTGATATCACCGTGTTCGAGTTGATCACCCAATGA
- a CDS encoding cation:proton antiporter subunit C, producing MTLDLITTHYNYYATVLLLGIGLYTVIESRNLVKKVIGLNIFQTGIFLFFVTLAFRTGGSPPVISEGAGPYVSPLPHVLILTAIVVGVSLTAVALALIVRIYSEYGTLNEDNLERLYHD from the coding sequence ATGACACTCGATCTGATAACGACTCACTACAACTACTACGCGACCGTCCTACTGCTCGGGATCGGGCTGTACACCGTCATCGAATCCCGAAACCTCGTGAAGAAGGTCATCGGACTGAATATCTTCCAGACGGGGATATTCCTGTTTTTCGTCACCCTCGCGTTCCGCACCGGCGGGAGCCCGCCGGTCATCAGCGAGGGCGCCGGACCGTACGTCAGTCCGCTGCCGCACGTGCTAATCTTGACCGCCATCGTCGTCGGGGTGAGCCTGACGGCGGTGGCGCTGGCCCTGATCGTGCGCATCTACTCCGAGTACGGCACGCTCAATGAAGACAACTTAGAGCGACTCTACCATGATTGA
- a CDS encoding MnhB domain-containing protein — protein MTTVRLVAPFILTFALFIMFHGADSPGGGFQGGVIAGSVVMMLAFAYGIDSARRWLDVRMIAALASGGVFAFVGIGLGAMALGGRFLQYGEYEPLLSHASKYAIELVELSIGAIVAGVAIGLFFLLANGFDHVTEEDSS, from the coding sequence ATGACGACGGTCCGGTTGGTCGCGCCGTTTATCCTCACGTTCGCGCTGTTCATCATGTTCCACGGAGCCGACTCCCCCGGGGGCGGGTTCCAGGGCGGCGTCATCGCCGGGTCGGTCGTGATGATGCTCGCGTTCGCTTACGGTATCGACTCGGCCCGACGGTGGCTCGACGTTCGCATGATCGCGGCGCTGGCCTCCGGCGGCGTGTTCGCGTTCGTCGGAATCGGTCTCGGGGCGATGGCGCTCGGCGGGCGGTTCCTCCAGTACGGGGAGTACGAGCCGCTGCTCAGTCACGCGAGTAAGTACGCCATCGAACTCGTCGAACTCAGTATCGGCGCCATCGTCGCCGGCGTCGCGATCGGGCTCTTCTTCCTGCTCGCGAACGGCTTCGACCACGTCACCGAGGAGGACTCGTCATGA
- a CDS encoding DUF4040 domain-containing protein: MTLTTIEAALLLFVVGCALGSALLKDTLAAVMAFAAYSLGVSVLWLILQAPDVGLTEAAVGAGIMTLLFLLALSNTSSSDVNRLFEPIRWRTVALVAGFVLLIGVTVPALPAIGDPNSAVVGGEVTQYYIENAYAETEVKNAVTAVLAAYRGFDTLGEGVVVFAAVVVTLSVLRREVVA; the protein is encoded by the coding sequence ATGACACTCACGACCATTGAAGCAGCGTTACTGCTGTTCGTCGTCGGTTGCGCTCTCGGCTCGGCTCTGCTGAAGGACACCCTCGCGGCGGTGATGGCCTTCGCGGCGTACAGCCTGGGCGTCTCCGTGCTCTGGCTCATTCTTCAAGCGCCCGACGTGGGGCTGACAGAGGCGGCCGTCGGCGCCGGCATCATGACCCTGCTGTTCCTGCTGGCGCTGTCGAACACCAGTTCATCCGACGTCAACCGGCTGTTCGAGCCGATCCGGTGGCGGACCGTGGCCCTCGTCGCCGGATTCGTCCTGTTGATCGGCGTGACGGTTCCGGCGCTGCCGGCGATCGGCGATCCCAACTCCGCGGTCGTCGGCGGCGAGGTGACGCAGTACTACATCGAGAACGCCTACGCCGAAACTGAAGTCAAAAACGCCGTGACGGCGGTTCTAGCGGCCTACCGCGGCTTCGACACGCTCGGTGAGGGCGTGGTCGTCTTCGCCGCGGTGGTCGTCACGCTCTCCGTGCTCCGTCGGGAGGTGGTGGCGTGA
- the mnhG gene encoding monovalent cation/H(+) antiporter subunit G, translating to MTPAEWAIVALALGGAFFAGVAAVGLVRFPDVYTRAHAASKTDTLGAVLTIAAAAIALQSGLSTTKSVFLLVFLFVTNPTAAHAVARAAHDQGIEPWTADEGDDS from the coding sequence GTGACGCCCGCCGAGTGGGCGATCGTCGCCCTCGCGCTCGGCGGCGCCTTCTTCGCCGGCGTCGCGGCGGTCGGCCTCGTCCGGTTCCCCGACGTCTACACCCGGGCGCACGCGGCCTCGAAGACCGACACGCTCGGGGCCGTGCTCACGATCGCCGCCGCCGCCATCGCGCTCCAGTCTGGGCTCTCGACGACGAAGTCGGTGTTCCTGTTGGTGTTCCTGTTCGTCACGAACCCGACGGCCGCACACGCCGTCGCTCGCGCCGCACACGACCAGGGCATCGAACCGTGGACCGCGGACGAAGGTGACGACTCATGA
- a CDS encoding cation:proton antiporter, producing MVEFETALLAIAAAFVLFGIVALYRVYVGPTTHDRVIAVNVAGTNTVVAIALVAAAFQQSAFLDVALVYALLNFLLSIAFSKFNVERGGVL from the coding sequence ATGGTTGAGTTCGAGACGGCCCTGCTGGCCATCGCGGCGGCGTTCGTTCTCTTCGGTATCGTGGCACTGTATCGAGTGTACGTCGGTCCGACGACCCACGATCGCGTCATCGCGGTAAACGTCGCCGGGACGAACACCGTCGTCGCCATCGCGCTGGTCGCGGCGGCGTTCCAGCAGTCGGCGTTTCTCGACGTGGCGCTGGTGTACGCCCTGTTGAACTTCCTGCTGTCGATAGCGTTCTCGAAGTTCAACGTCGAACGCGGGGGGGTGCTGTGA
- a CDS encoding monovalent cation/H+ antiporter subunit E produces the protein MSDTDVHRILVPVGDSATLRDTASYVVEQATAAAADRPVEVHAVVAARTQSVNPDAPEELGTARERLERVALWIEEETADAATAERDAETNAAGDSGTATDAGDLRAGPTDESTADRPDPFSVVTDVVGADRYLFSPGDYADALLEYAAEADIDRVVIDPEYSPGGTAPMLRPIAVELARGDLSVETAPVERPTETPVLARAASASKYLSVFVASYLFYLSLSAWKPLDFLTGFVTASLVSVVLAPVVANRTAPAGRTLRRLVRLMVYVPYLLKEIAIANLEIAYVVLHPDMPIDPKFVRLRAAVWDDAAVTTLANSITLTPGTLSVSVSERSFEIHSLTGSARADLFDGGLERAVRFVFYGRVAARIPTPRERGDIEEGRDG, from the coding sequence ATGTCAGACACAGACGTCCACCGTATACTCGTCCCCGTCGGCGACTCCGCGACCCTCCGAGACACGGCATCGTACGTCGTCGAGCAGGCGACCGCGGCGGCGGCCGACCGGCCGGTCGAAGTCCACGCCGTCGTCGCGGCCCGGACGCAGTCGGTCAATCCGGACGCGCCCGAGGAACTCGGCACCGCACGCGAACGGCTCGAACGCGTCGCCCTCTGGATCGAAGAGGAGACGGCCGACGCGGCGACCGCCGAGCGGGACGCCGAGACGAACGCGGCGGGCGACAGCGGGACGGCTACCGACGCCGGGGACCTGCGTGCCGGTCCGACCGACGAGTCGACCGCAGACCGGCCCGATCCGTTCTCCGTCGTTACCGACGTCGTCGGGGCCGACCGGTACCTGTTCAGTCCGGGAGACTACGCGGACGCGCTCCTCGAATACGCGGCCGAGGCGGACATCGACAGGGTCGTGATCGATCCTGAGTACAGTCCCGGCGGTACCGCGCCGATGCTGCGGCCGATAGCGGTGGAGTTGGCTCGCGGTGACTTGTCGGTCGAGACGGCACCGGTCGAACGGCCGACGGAGACTCCCGTGCTCGCTCGGGCGGCGTCGGCGTCGAAGTACCTCTCCGTGTTCGTCGCGTCGTACCTGTTTTACCTGTCGTTGAGCGCGTGGAAACCCCTCGATTTCCTGACCGGGTTCGTGACGGCGTCGCTCGTCTCGGTCGTTCTCGCACCCGTCGTCGCGAACCGCACCGCTCCGGCCGGCCGGACGCTCCGACGGCTCGTCCGACTGATGGTGTACGTCCCGTATCTGCTCAAGGAGATCGCGATCGCGAACCTCGAGATCGCCTACGTCGTCCTCCATCCGGACATGCCGATCGATCCGAAGTTCGTCCGGTTACGGGCGGCGGTGTGGGACGACGCCGCGGTGACGACGCTCGCGAACAGCATCACGCTCACGCCCGGAACGTTGAGCGTCAGCGTCTCCGAGCGCTCGTTCGAGATTCATTCGCTGACCGGCAGCGCCCGTGCCGACCTCTTCGACGGCGGGTTAGAGCGTGCGGTTCGGTTCGTCTTCTACGGCCGGGTCGCGGCCCGGATACCGACGCCCCGCGAGCGCGGCGACATCGAGGAGGGGCGGGATGGTTGA
- the coaBC gene encoding bifunctional phosphopantothenoylcysteine decarboxylase/phosphopantothenate--cysteine ligase CoaBC, giving the protein MLDGVNVALGVSGSIAAVKVVELAHELRRQGARVRAVMSPAATNIVHPWAVDFATDEPVVTEITGSVEHVELCGRDGWADVLLLAPATANTAGKIAAAVDDTPVTTCATTALGADVPVVMAPAMHEPMYDHPGVLDALDRLESWGVRFADPRIEEGKAKVAAEDDIVTEVARATTPQTLSGTHVVVTAGATKERIDPIRILTNRASGKTGRAVARALYARGARVTLVHDGPEVPYADVIAVETADEMMAACRRTAATADALVSAAAISDFTAEAVDEKIRSGSPLSVDLEPTPKLIDSVREAYPDLPIVGFKAETSGDDAAMVAEAERIRDRVGLAFVVANDASVMGDAETRAHLVDRGEPREYVGDKGGLGTRVAEKLADVLRGSDNATES; this is encoded by the coding sequence ATGCTGGACGGGGTCAACGTCGCGCTGGGCGTCTCGGGGAGCATCGCGGCGGTGAAGGTCGTCGAACTCGCCCACGAACTGCGCCGGCAGGGCGCGCGCGTCCGCGCCGTCATGTCCCCGGCGGCGACGAACATCGTCCACCCGTGGGCGGTCGACTTCGCGACGGACGAGCCGGTCGTCACGGAGATCACCGGGAGCGTGGAACACGTCGAGCTATGCGGCCGCGACGGCTGGGCCGACGTCCTGCTCCTGGCGCCCGCGACGGCGAACACCGCGGGGAAGATCGCGGCCGCGGTCGACGACACCCCCGTCACCACCTGCGCGACGACCGCGCTCGGCGCGGACGTGCCGGTCGTGATGGCGCCCGCGATGCACGAGCCGATGTACGACCACCCGGGCGTCCTCGACGCGCTCGACCGCCTGGAGTCGTGGGGCGTCCGCTTCGCGGACCCCCGGATAGAGGAGGGGAAGGCGAAGGTCGCCGCGGAGGACGACATCGTCACCGAGGTCGCGCGAGCGACGACGCCACAGACCCTCTCCGGGACGCACGTCGTCGTCACCGCCGGCGCGACGAAAGAGCGGATCGACCCGATCCGAATCTTGACGAACCGCGCGTCGGGGAAGACCGGGCGAGCGGTCGCCCGTGCGCTGTACGCTCGCGGCGCGCGGGTGACGCTCGTCCACGACGGCCCCGAGGTCCCCTACGCCGACGTGATCGCGGTCGAAACGGCCGACGAGATGATGGCGGCCTGTCGTCGGACGGCGGCGACCGCGGACGCGCTGGTGTCCGCGGCCGCCATCTCCGATTTCACCGCGGAGGCCGTCGACGAGAAGATCCGGTCCGGATCGCCGCTGTCGGTCGATCTGGAGCCGACGCCGAAGCTTATCGACTCGGTGCGCGAGGCGTACCCCGACCTCCCAATCGTCGGGTTCAAAGCCGAGACGTCGGGCGACGACGCGGCGATGGTCGCGGAGGCCGAGCGGATCCGCGACCGGGTCGGACTGGCGTTCGTCGTCGCGAACGACGCGAGCGTGATGGGCGACGCCGAGACTCGCGCACACCTCGTCGACCGTGGCGAACCGCGCGAGTACGTCGGCGACAAGGGCGGTCTCGGGACTCGCGTCGCCGAAAAACTCGCCGACGTGCTCCGGGGATCCGACAACGCAACCGAGTCATAG
- a CDS encoding DUF63 family protein has product MSTAVADGFDPSPERAWAAVVGGVAAVLAVGSVVFPRIVYDRFLWRYFWGPVVADGEGARCAVRGGGGTELLGSEAACQSAVSAGEVVATPGYTTFSTVSYVVILLAMLIGVVFLLRRLDIATELRFFFALFPFMLFGGAMRTVEDAGVAATAAGVEPLIPFPASAVLISPFIYFTVFAFTLACVLAAYALERRGIVDDYARPLFASGAAGLALAVGYLAVLAATTGYVEFYPQVLVPTLVIATVAAAGTWALATREIPTIRQGTGAAGIVIVWGHAIDGVANVIGLNWMPALTGTANLVPKHVVNALIVDWTGRLLPASVVSVTGDAWPFLLVKLAAATFVVWVFNGEMYEESPRYTLLLLITVLAVGLGPGTRDMLRATFGI; this is encoded by the coding sequence ATGAGCACAGCTGTCGCGGACGGGTTCGACCCGTCGCCGGAGCGGGCGTGGGCGGCCGTCGTCGGCGGCGTCGCGGCGGTGTTAGCCGTCGGCTCGGTCGTCTTCCCGCGTATCGTCTACGACCGCTTCCTCTGGCGCTACTTCTGGGGACCGGTGGTCGCGGACGGCGAAGGTGCGCGGTGTGCGGTCCGCGGTGGCGGCGGCACGGAGCTGCTCGGCAGCGAGGCGGCGTGTCAGTCGGCCGTGAGCGCCGGCGAGGTCGTCGCGACGCCGGGGTACACCACCTTCTCGACGGTGAGCTACGTGGTGATCCTGCTGGCGATGCTGATCGGGGTGGTGTTCCTGCTCCGCCGGCTCGACATCGCGACCGAACTCCGCTTCTTTTTCGCGCTGTTCCCGTTCATGCTGTTCGGCGGGGCGATGCGGACGGTCGAGGACGCGGGAGTCGCCGCGACCGCCGCCGGCGTCGAACCGCTGATCCCGTTCCCGGCGAGCGCGGTCCTGATCAGCCCGTTCATCTACTTCACGGTGTTCGCCTTCACGCTCGCCTGCGTCCTCGCGGCGTACGCGCTCGAACGCCGCGGGATCGTCGACGACTACGCGCGCCCGCTGTTCGCGTCCGGCGCCGCGGGGCTCGCGCTCGCGGTCGGCTACCTCGCCGTCCTCGCGGCGACGACCGGCTACGTCGAGTTCTACCCGCAGGTGCTCGTCCCGACGCTCGTCATCGCGACCGTCGCGGCCGCGGGCACGTGGGCGCTGGCGACCCGGGAGATTCCGACGATCCGACAGGGGACCGGCGCGGCCGGGATCGTGATCGTCTGGGGCCACGCGATCGACGGGGTCGCGAACGTGATCGGACTCAACTGGATGCCCGCGCTGACCGGGACCGCGAACCTCGTCCCGAAACACGTCGTCAACGCGCTGATAGTCGACTGGACCGGGCGGCTGCTCCCGGCGTCCGTCGTCTCCGTCACCGGTGACGCGTGGCCGTTCCTCCTCGTGAAGCTGGCGGCCGCGACGTTCGTCGTCTGGGTGTTCAACGGCGAGATGTACGAGGAGTCGCCGCGGTACACGCTGCTGCTGTTGATCACCGTCCTCGCGGTCGGTCTCGGCCCGGGCACGCGGGACATGCTGCGCGCGACGTTCGGGATCTGA
- a CDS encoding Lrp/AsnC family transcriptional regulator, protein MELDETDRAILRILQEDARTPFSEVARRIDMSSATVHDRVSRLEEAGVIQGYHADIDPKAVGYGVGAFVGLRVEQGRGEDALERLRGIDGVREIHLTTGEWDVILRVVAADTDRIRELMFERIAEMEGFSRSQTMVILGTDYEQSGPPL, encoded by the coding sequence ATGGAACTCGACGAGACGGACCGGGCGATCCTGCGGATTCTCCAGGAGGACGCACGGACCCCGTTCTCGGAGGTCGCTCGCCGGATCGACATGTCCAGCGCGACCGTCCACGACCGGGTCAGCCGCCTCGAAGAGGCGGGCGTCATTCAGGGGTACCACGCCGATATCGACCCGAAGGCGGTCGGGTACGGCGTCGGCGCGTTCGTCGGCCTACGCGTCGAGCAGGGCCGCGGGGAGGACGCGCTCGAACGGCTCCGCGGCATCGACGGCGTCCGCGAGATCCACCTCACCACCGGCGAGTGGGACGTCATCCTCCGGGTCGTCGCGGCCGACACCGATCGGATCCGAGAGCTGATGTTCGAGCGGATTGCGGAGATGGAGGGGTTCTCCCGGTCGCAGACGATGGTCATCCTCGGGACCGACTACGAGCAGTCCGGGCCGCCATTATAA
- a CDS encoding phosphopantothenate/pantothenate synthetase — MTETEVPEDHPRYASLVTRHRIESGVDRGITSKQGLIAQGRGEAFDYLLGERTLPSADDAARAAAATLLSADHPVISVNGNVAALAPSETVELAAAVDADLEVNLFNHTDERVRRIADHLRDHGATGVKGLAGDGEIPGIDHARGVVDADGIEAADVVVVPLEDGDRAAALDAMGKTEIVVDLNPGSRSPRTADVPIVDNLIRAVPNVTAHARDLADATPAELAEIVDEFDADAALDAAEAAIRGGSFETPDDGE, encoded by the coding sequence ATGACGGAGACGGAGGTCCCCGAGGACCACCCGCGCTACGCGTCGCTCGTGACGCGCCACCGGATCGAGTCGGGCGTCGATCGGGGGATCACCTCGAAACAGGGCCTGATCGCGCAGGGGCGCGGCGAGGCGTTCGACTACCTCCTCGGCGAGCGGACCCTCCCGAGCGCGGACGATGCGGCGCGCGCGGCGGCGGCGACGCTACTCTCTGCCGACCACCCGGTGATCTCGGTGAACGGCAACGTCGCGGCGCTCGCGCCGAGCGAGACGGTCGAACTCGCGGCGGCGGTCGACGCCGACCTCGAGGTGAACCTGTTCAACCACACCGACGAGCGCGTCCGTCGGATCGCGGACCACCTCCGCGACCACGGCGCGACCGGGGTGAAGGGACTCGCCGGCGACGGCGAGATCCCCGGAATCGACCACGCGCGCGGCGTCGTCGACGCCGACGGTATCGAGGCGGCCGACGTCGTCGTGGTCCCCTTGGAGGACGGCGACCGCGCGGCCGCGCTCGACGCGATGGGAAAGACGGAGATCGTCGTCGACCTCAACCCCGGAAGCCGGTCGCCGCGGACCGCCGACGTGCCGATCGTCGACAACCTGATCCGCGCGGTACCGAACGTGACCGCTCACGCGCGGGACCTCGCTGACGCGACGCCCGCGGAGTTGGCTGAGATCGTCGACGAGTTCGACGCCGACGCCGCGCTCGACGCGGCCGAGGCGGCGATTCGCGGCGGGTCGTTCGAGACCCCCGACGACGGCGAGTAG
- a CDS encoding methylmalonyl-CoA mutase → MYDDDDLAAIREAKESWEAETLDPTLDRHGERRERFATVSNREVDRVYTPDDVADLDYEDDLGLPGEEPYTRGVYPTMYRGRTWTMRQFAGFGTAEETNERFHYLIDEGQTGLSTAFDMPSLMGIDSDDGMALGEVGKEGVAVDTLRDMEVLFDGIDLAEVSTSFTINPSAPVIYAMYVALADERGVPREQLRGTLQNDMLKEFIAQKEWVIPPEPSLDLVTDTIEFAVAETPSFKPVSVSGYHIREAGSTAVQELAFTLADGFAYVEACLDRGLDVDEFAPQLSFFFNSHNSLFEEVAKFRAARRIYARVMDEWYGADADASKRLKFHTQTAGQSLTAQQPLNNVARVTVQALAGVLGGTQSLHTNSFDEALALPSEQAVRVALRTQQIIAEESGAADIVDPLGGSFAVETLTDETESDAMAYIEEIREMGDGSVRDGVLSGIEQGYFHREIQESAYEYQERVDEDEETVVGVNAYEIDEDTRPDLLEIDETTRKRQLDRLESVKADRDDDAVAAALDDLRDAVDAGENVIPAVVTAVKAYATMGEVMAVFETEHGSYRERIGVA, encoded by the coding sequence ATGTACGACGACGACGACCTCGCTGCGATCCGCGAGGCGAAGGAGTCGTGGGAGGCGGAGACCCTCGACCCGACGCTCGACCGTCACGGTGAGCGCCGCGAGCGGTTCGCGACCGTGTCGAATCGCGAGGTCGATCGGGTCTACACCCCCGACGACGTGGCCGACCTCGACTACGAGGACGACCTCGGCCTCCCGGGCGAAGAGCCGTACACTCGGGGCGTCTACCCGACGATGTACCGCGGGCGGACGTGGACGATGCGGCAGTTCGCGGGGTTCGGCACCGCCGAGGAGACCAACGAGCGGTTCCACTACCTGATCGACGAGGGTCAGACGGGACTCTCGACCGCCTTCGACATGCCCTCGCTGATGGGGATCGACTCCGACGACGGGATGGCGCTGGGCGAGGTCGGTAAGGAGGGGGTCGCGGTCGACACGCTGCGCGACATGGAAGTGCTGTTCGACGGGATCGACCTGGCGGAGGTGTCGACCTCCTTCACGATCAACCCGAGCGCGCCCGTGATCTACGCGATGTACGTCGCGCTCGCGGACGAGCGCGGCGTCCCGCGCGAGCAGCTCCGCGGCACCCTGCAAAACGACATGCTCAAGGAGTTCATCGCGCAGAAGGAGTGGGTGATCCCGCCGGAGCCGTCCCTCGATCTGGTGACCGACACGATCGAGTTCGCGGTCGCGGAGACGCCGTCGTTCAAGCCCGTCTCGGTGTCGGGCTACCACATCCGCGAGGCGGGGTCGACCGCGGTCCAAGAGCTCGCCTTCACCCTCGCTGACGGGTTCGCCTACGTCGAGGCGTGCCTCGACCGCGGGCTGGACGTCGACGAGTTCGCCCCGCAGCTCTCCTTCTTTTTCAATTCGCACAACTCGCTGTTCGAGGAGGTCGCGAAGTTCCGCGCCGCCCGTCGGATCTACGCCCGAGTCATGGACGAGTGGTACGGCGCGGATGCCGACGCCTCGAAGCGGCTGAAGTTCCACACGCAGACCGCGGGCCAGTCGCTGACGGCCCAGCAACCCCTCAATAACGTCGCGCGCGTCACGGTCCAAGCGCTCGCGGGCGTGCTGGGCGGCACCCAGAGCCTCCACACCAACTCCTTCGACGAGGCGCTCGCGCTCCCCTCCGAGCAGGCGGTGCGGGTCGCGCTCCGTACCCAGCAGATCATCGCTGAGGAGTCCGGCGCGGCCGACATCGTCGACCCGCTCGGCGGCTCCTTCGCGGTCGAGACGCTCACCGACGAGACCGAGTCCGACGCGATGGCGTACATCGAGGAGATCCGAGAGATGGGCGACGGCTCCGTCCGCGACGGCGTCCTGTCCGGCATCGAACAGGGGTACTTCCACCGCGAGATCCAGGAGTCGGCCTACGAGTACCAGGAGCGCGTCGACGAGGACGAAGAGACCGTCGTCGGCGTCAACGCCTACGAGATCGACGAGGACACGCGGCCGGATCTCCTGGAGATCGACGAGACCACCCGGAAGCGACAGCTCGACCGGCTGGAGTCGGTGAAGGCCGACCGCGACGACGACGCGGTCGCGGCGGCGCTCGATGACCTCCGCGACGCGGTCGACGCCGGCGAGAACGTGATACCCGCGGTCGTCACGGCCGTGAAGGCGTACGCGACGATGGGCGAGGTCATGGCGGTGTTCGAGACGGAACACGGGAGCTACCGCGAGCGGATCGGCGTCGCCTGA
- a CDS encoding universal stress protein yields MSSSADGEAADLLGRVLLPVANEGDALATARALEPYDPERVTALHVVEKGEGVPDKTPVEQSEELAAESYAAVLTVFPDADEHTAYGRDVAAEIFEAVDAVDATAVVYRARGGNRLMRFLSGDLSTKLATGAPVPVVALPREEAGE; encoded by the coding sequence ATGAGCTCATCCGCCGACGGCGAGGCCGCCGACCTGCTCGGCCGCGTGCTCCTCCCGGTCGCGAACGAGGGGGACGCGCTGGCGACGGCGCGGGCGCTCGAACCGTACGACCCCGAGCGCGTGACCGCGCTCCACGTCGTCGAGAAGGGCGAGGGCGTCCCGGACAAGACGCCGGTCGAACAGTCCGAGGAGCTGGCCGCGGAGTCGTACGCCGCGGTGCTGACCGTCTTCCCCGACGCCGACGAACACACCGCGTACGGCCGGGACGTCGCCGCGGAAATATTCGAAGCGGTCGACGCCGTCGACGCGACCGCGGTCGTCTATCGGGCCCGCGGCGGGAACCGACTCATGCGGTTCCTCTCCGGCGACCTGTCCACGAAGCTCGCGACCGGCGCACCCGTCCCCGTCGTGGCGCTTCCGCGCGAGGAAGCCGGCGAGTGA